The genomic DNA GGTGGGTGAGGTTTTAAAAATCAAGTCTGTCTTAGAGGAGTATACTGTTAAATCGGGACAGTCTATTAACTTTTAGAAGTCTGGGATTTTTTATAGTTCGAACGTCAGAAGAGATAAGCAAGTTGAATTTTCGGACATATTGGGGGTGTCTAATGATATCTCTAGTAGCAATTACTTGGGTTTGCCTACGTTGATTGGGCGTTCGAAGAAAAGGGTGTTTGGCttcttaaaataaaaagttaGTCAAAAATTGCAGGCATAGTGTGCAAAACCTATCTCGAGAGCGGGCAAAATAGTGCTTCTGAAAAATGCTGCACAATCTATCCCCAGTTATTGTATGACATGTTTTTTGTTACCAAGGTCGTTGTATCAGGAGATTGAGAGGCTGTTCAATGAGTATTGGTGGAAATCTGGCAATGGCCAGAGAAGGGGTGTTCACTGGCATTCGTGGGAGTCAATGAGTATGTCAAAGGGTAAAAGGGGTTTAGGCTTTCATAGTCTGTATGGTTTTAACGTTGCTTTACTGGGCAAACAACTGTGGCGATGTATGAGTTGCCCTAACCTTTTGGTTTCTAGAGTGTTAAAAGCTAGATATTTCCCTGATTCGAGTCTGTTAAATGCTGCTAAAAAAAGTAACTCGAGCACGGTTTGGGGGGGAATATGGCAGGTCAAAGAAGTGTTGAAGGGTGGCTACAGATGGGTGGTGGGGGATGGCAATGATATTATTGCTACTAAAGATCATTGGCTAAGAGATAAAACTAATTATTGTGTTGATGATTTTTATGGCTATACTGGAAGGTCTGAATGTGTCAAGTCGCTATTCATCCCAGGAACTAAAGAATGGGATGAGAGGAAAGTGAAGCAGTTGTTTACCATGGTTGATGCTAAAGCTATTCTGGCAACTAGGTGCCACAACATAAAGTTGAGGATAGAATAGTGTGTTCCAGCTCTAAGGATGGAATATATATGGTGAAAGCTGGGTACAATTTTTGGCATGGTTGAAACATTGACAGCTCTGCAATTCCTCAGTCGAATGGATGGTACAAGGTCTGGAACTTAGCACTCCCACACAAAGTCAAAATTTTTATCTGGAGATTTTGTCGTAATAATTTTCCTGTGAGAGTGAGGCTGAAAGGTAAAGGCCTCCCAGTCCCAATTATTTGTCCAATGTGTAATATTGAGATTGAGCATTTACGTCATGTGTTCTTTGAGTGTTCCTTTGCGATGAGCTGCTGGCAACATGTAAACTTGCTGTACGACACGAATGAGATGTATGAAGCTAATGTATGGCTTCTTCACAAACTGGAGACGGCATCTCGGAGTGAAATTATGCAGGTGTGCATTGTTTTATATGGAATCTGGTTCTGGAGAAATAAGGAAGTATGGGAGGGCAAGGTGGTTACAGGGAAGGTAGCTGTGGAATGTAGAAGCAAAATGATGCAAGATTGGAAGGAAGCCAGAGCAAGGGGGGTGACAGTGGAGTcaattcaaaatctcaaataagTTGCAATCTGAGGTAGTGGATGGCTCCAGCTGCTGGGGAATATAAGGTAAATGTAGATTCTTCGTGGTTTCAGGGGGCTGAATCTTTCTCCATAGGTATGGTAATGCGAAATCATCTTGGGAATTTTATTGAGGGTCGAACTGTAACCCTTTATCAAGCAGCAGATGCATTGGAAGCTGAAGTTTTAGGAATAAGAGAAGCTCTCTCGTGGGTGAAGAATATGGATGATCGAAAGGTGACGGTGGAATAAGACTCATTAGTAGCAGTCAATGCAATCAATGGTCGGAATCAGTTTCTGCAAGAGGTCGGCCACATAATTGATCATTGCAGAATGTTGCTCCAGTCGTTGCCAGGGGTTTGTGTCAAGTATGTTCGAAAGCAAGCTAATGAGGTAGCTCATGAATTAGCTCCTCCTACCCATTTGGTGGAGATATGTAATATTGGTGCTTCTTGAATGAATTATTCAgtttgtttcaaaaaaaaaaattgtatCCCCGATATTATAAAAGAAAGATATGTcacaatttataaaattaactttttTTAATAATTGTTTATATATTTTCAATATATAAGCGTAAAAAGATAATTCATTTAACTACACTACCCTCACCATGAATCCTATAATTGTAAATAATATGAGGCACCAGAACCAATTTTAAGGAAAAATACTTGATTAATATCAAATTACTGAAATTCCAAAAGTTTTTTCTGAGCTGCTGAGTCCGATAGAGATCGGTCTTTGGGCGTGAATACATGGACCAAACGATACTTTTAGATGACAAGAATGTGAAGATTTTGGAAAGAAAAAGAACCAACATTAGTATTAATCAAATGAAAATTCAACCTTGTTTGACTATGTTGATAGCATAGATTATAAAATGGAAGAAACAGAGGGGACATGTGAATATGTATCTTATTCTTTAATATCTATTCTACTGTGTAAGATTTGTGCGAGATTTTGCTGGCACAACTTTGTGGGGGAGGATAATCATAAAATTCAAATCAAAACAACATAAACCAGCTGAGGAAGCTTACCCTTTGCTTGCTTGTTTTTCGCTGTCTCATCTGAATCTGATACATATCACCATTTACAACTATATTTCTTTGGTAGATTATATGCTTCTTTAGTGACTATATTGCTATATCTTTAAAGCTCGTGACTTGTATACGAACCCTGTAACTTATATATTCTTCTTGAATTATTCGGTGATGGATTGTTAAATTACCCGGTATATAATGGATTACATGACCTTGAACCTTTGCCAATAATATCAGAATTCCATCCAATCAAAAATGACCAACGCATAATTCTGAAATTCGTTAGCTCAGTTTATAGGAACCACGTTTTGAAGTGGTAACAGTTTTTATTCCGATATTTAGTAAGAAATTAAACAATTGAAATGCTTATATGAATATTGATGTTATTGTTTGCCCTTGTGCTTGGATTCACGTAAGATGAGCACGAGTATCCCCACTTTTGGACGGGTGTGTGACAGGAATATCTAGTTGGTCTGGCCTGTATTCGTGTCGGTGACGGTCTCTTTCCTATCATTACCGGTATTAACGGGGGCAATACATGGATTTGCAAAAATCAAATCATGTTTAATTTTTGTTGGTTAAAAGTTTCACAATCACGGTTGACTCCATATGATTTTGAAATCAATAAATTTGGACTACTGGTCACGTGAACTTTCACATTCATTCATTACTAAATATATTTCattctttaattattttaaaataaatttggTATTCTtgtattatatttaaattatattgtCAATATAATATAATTCAACTATAATAAATTAAGTATTTTTTAAATTTAGTAAAAATATGTATCATTGAATAATAAagttataatttaaatataattattatggGTAAAAAACTAAGttataattattacgatatttaATGCAAGGTTCGAGtgctcaaggcctttaatggttgtGCGTGTGTTTCTTAATTTTAAATCTGCATTCACAAGATTACTACGTATCTCTATAAGTTtagggaatcaagccaaaaacgtagttctgaatAATGAGATAAGACCACTTATATAGATGTTGGATATCCACGAATTGAATTAGGGTTAAGAGACTCCATCTTTGAATGGATATTGGAGTCCTAAGATTTAGAAAGCAAATTCTTGTTGGCTTAAATGCCTTGGGGGCTACTATTAgcagaattatatcatttactgGATACCTTTAATGAGATGTTAATTGACCCTATTTATTAGTTACGAAactaataaataatcagggtttcgGGCCTTATTAATTGAGTTTTATTATTGGACATTATTAggtttaattaataaatatttatgaTGTCTCTAGGCTTATTTTTggcccatatcatttgccccccaacttttacGAAACCGAGTAAAGATTTCGTAAAAGTTAAGTTTGTACCTTTTTTTATTATCGTTtttatcgtaaagtgtggagcgacctacacatttacaacgactCCCACTTTAGGACTCATCCTTGTGGGCTTCACAATTTTTTCAATTTTTCGGGAATTTTTTAGTACCTTCTGGTACTTTAACTagtttttttaataatttatcaaaaatattatatctaaaaaacaattttaaacattACTCCCTGATTTTCCTGAATTTTTGGGATTTTCCCCTTATTTTTCCCCTATTTTTGGAtattttcaacaatttctccattTTTAGCCTATATTCTGATTAtttaaataatcagaaaatagGCTGCATGGCTTGATACTTCCTAGACGTGGGTAATCTCCGCCTAGGAGACATGGTTTGAACCACGCCTAGAAATTATGTTTCCTAAACGTGAttttgttgtgtatatgttgtgtacttgatgattacatgaacaaaacaccttggtagattttacttagtgaaattatgtagcactcgacagataaggtttatagtcccgacggatgactcaatatagtcccgacggatgatgacttattatccatcgagtgagtagcttatgtaacaataagtctgtagcacatttctgcatacacattgtttagaatctgtagtagtacttaagtcataatgactttagttagatatgcagaataggttgattaattatacatagatgatgtcttgtaattctgcaaaagtgaaataaagtcagGTGCCTGATtgatacccgacggatgaacaaacaatgaattcgacagatgatcaacaacccgacggatgatcaatatctcgacggatgatcatgaacccgacggataaagaattcaaatatctgttgacagtgacaacacagtcacatgcattgaaAGGCATAggtcatagcctatttgtttattcgaggatttaactcaactcaaataagaatgtaacaagtaaatagtggatctaccgtcagagagatcacacaaagtaacatctatcaaaggattcagaaacaatgttcatctacagacttgaggaattacttcactggaagaagttcaagaaattgatcaagcctcagtgatacaaatcaagattgtggatttaatcaagtgacagagatctcgtcagggtatcagataatcacaaagatttaatctgaagaaaatcaagtatcaaagtcaagacatgaagaaacgtcatggaagttagtcactcatgaaccagacagtacatcgagtgtcaacattgaagtggtggaattgattcataattctcagtgattttcagaagattttcagaagaatggttgctgctcaagattagtattaattctctattaattaattaagtcatataatttaattaagaaataaattgtatctgcaaagattaatttattgattaatttaattaattgattaattaattctgaattaatattaaaaaatttcagaattttaaatggattaaaatatgttttaaatcagcaaggcaattgaaaatgaactagcatgacaatctggattgtcataccgattgtcatgccaggtcaattcaattgtctcaccgaaagttctatcagggaggagaattgtcttgccagttcaatgggattgtcttgctagttcaactgatagtcataccgattcTCATGCTAGCTCAACTGATAGTCATatcgattgtcatgccaattcaaagattgtcttgccagtttatttcagttctgttgattATATTTAAAAAGACAAATGAAGCTGAACAAAAAAAATAGAACATTACAACTGAAGTCAACCAACcgagaacaaaaagaaaagaagcagacaaCATTACatttcatctgcaaacttcaagatcacaatttctagttttaaagttaaatccaaacaactagaaatcattctcttgttcttgtgtaactatctagcggatcaaaatccctagaacttaatctcaaattgtgttaagcatttgaatctttttattgcaaaaatagaaaaagttcatgtcgaatttattctagatttgtgataattaatttgagattaatcccttgtaatcgataccattattgtaacacctttcaagtttaataatatttttatttaacttgaattttgtttcaattttttattccgcactaaattcgattattcgatattgtttgtattcaatcccccttctacaaacacattgggacctaacaattggtatcagagccttctgattaacgaacaaatcaagatcctagacttttgtgatttttcgactccttgaatttttatttattcaaaaattcataatgacttcacaaaaagttggaaccgttaaaatttcactatttgataaagaaaattatgtcatgtggaagaagaagatgcttttgtttttacaagttgcaaatcccaaatatctgtacttgttaaagaagggtccaaaaactctgatggttattgaaccataggtgatagaaaatgatgttgtgattaccaaatctagaacctatgcaaaagagcctgaagattttactcctgctgaaaaggaagaagcctcattggatgccagccttcaattaactttaattgattcccttgatcccttgatgaacagacatgtgatgaactataaaaattccaaacacatgtgggaaactattgaggtgattaatgaaggcacagaggaagttaggaagaacaagttagagatcctaacctctgagtatgaacattttaaatccaatccaggagaaggaattactgaagtgtttgagaggtacaatgcgttgatcaataacctgaacataaatgataaatattattcaatcagggaggtcaataaaaagttccttttaacactgccaactcatcttgaacatagaatcattgccataagagaagctagagatctgagtgagatttctttggatagactttatggtgtgttaaaaacctatgagttagagcagattcagtagaaggaagtctatgggaaagatagagtggtcagcacatctactgctcttgtagctgaaggtcaacaacaataacaatctcaacagtcggagagaatggtacagttttccaaggctgaggaaaatgtgatagtagcagaatatgatcctcctactacaaatcaatctagtgatgatttttattccttggaagagctggagcaattggaagatgagtcaatggcccaaattgtcaagagattctccaatgtcagattcaagagaaatcccaagttcaagtacaagttcaactacaacaaattccagacaggtggatcttcatcctctaacaccagtagtggtggatataaaatagggatggttgatcggagcaccattagatgctataactgcaatgagttgggacactttgccacggaatgcaggaagccaaagcaagtaaggaagaactcttatgattcaaatcagaagagtaactctgaaagggcttacctggaaaagggaagaagctgggatgatactgatagtgaagataaagaagatgagaatcttgctcttatggctattgatggaaaagcttcatcgtcaagaaaagaggtaaaatttactgatgctgaattagtttatcatctaggaggttccttagattgtgctcatcgtgataatgaactgttaagtcagcagatcaaagaccttgagaaagaggtcaatgaattaagacttgtgcacattaatcaagaaaagttaaaagaacaagtatttttctagagaatagagttgactgttatagacaactcgaaactattctcaaagacaagatcaccggtcttgagactaaggttagagcctacttcaattcttgttcgaaggctaaagagttctacggtaagcaagctgttaatcaaatatctggaataggttatgattacaatactgatattggagaattaggcataaactcccctcctcatgtctgtgctaaaggtagggaagtaccacatgtgcttaagggtgttgatgaacccctctataaaagatcaattgctgaaccatttgatacgacctcctctattattcaagaTTAAATGCGTGTTGAAGATCTTGCTActgagaaggttgtttccaagtcaagtgtgtcgaaagttccagtcaaagttgtgaaaataactgagactaactcagacacacatgagttggataacaaaaatgccatgtctaccatgcatattTTGCCCGTTGTTAATctctctcataaagcatgtggtgtttctaattgtatgtcttgtgcttttaatctgatgtatgcttattttaatggtaagcatgtttctagtgataagactactcctcgtcagcatatgaataataagaagcatgataggtctaagtctgctagtccttctaaggctagaaaggagacatttgtgcctaagcctaaatagaaatttgatctggctgtttacaaggtcaaatgttcagtcattgagaaagttgagaccattaaagttaagaatgttgttttgcctgacaaaggtcaattctacaagtatgtcgggcccaaccaagtttgggttccgaagaaggtctaatccatttgaagtgcagggcagtaaacaggtggaaccggtagtgtggattcttgacagtggatcgtcaaagacatatgaccggagatagagccctgctatcaaatgtggttgagaaagctggcccactggttacctttggagataacagcaaaggtttatctgagggatatggctgtttgcaagctgtaaatgttatcattgtaaatttgtatattgtgctaggttattatcaggaagcagtatctaacatatagcaccagtgacgagacttgagaatattacgacatatcaggcacctgatgcacattacacttggaattgtactctagtaagatgtgtacaagtgtactcctggttggtgagtcaaaagaggaagtcaatgcaccacagttcatgcACTTTGCAGTtacagatctattggactatgcaatctcttcttcacaatctcacttcaggttggtatgaactagtgtactactcaagcaatcgtcaaggacatgatatggcactctaactgaaggtatagtttaatatgaactactagagtcgtcatattattaactctcttatcaccaggcacaaacatattgttttatatgtgcagtgagttttaggagaaaatcaaacttctttctacattagtgatttcttatttcattaaaatcttttgaaatcactagtgtacatcatttctttcaaaagattaaatgtataattttcattccttaaagatcttaagtatattttatctctatattgccatatattctgtgatacaggttcagtctccaatggttTTCTTTCATTGACAATCATGAGGTTGAAAATCCATAACATCTATCCCAGACCGTAAAGACAAACATgaaaacagaaccaaccaacactctcttaccactaaaatgaagtatgagtgagcgtgagggagatagtgccttagtgcaccacataaggaaagTTCTGAAGTTAACCCAGCTGCTCtatctcctacatagatgagtagtatttaaaccgagacaactgctagcccccatacatcttgtcaaaaagatgtaatggctgaaaaggcacaaaaacagttactagattcattctctcaacagggtgcgtctattgaaatttgcctatCTGCCAGGGTATCCgttgtagtgtcaccacctcaaacataaacaattcttgatgcacaaggaaaggttacacacacaaaggatgagttgacggaaacaagagtttcgaccattttaaggtcagattggattgttcaaggttctttaatggaccaattgtgtaacgccctccagacccggggtataagtatgggggttactagctaatcaccaaacctgtataatttgattaacaattaataaagaaatgaaattaaacccctttaacactaaccaggatctttttaggttgaagtatgaaaacaagaaccactaactacttttattacaaaccaacattcaaagtctcacaaactctctttattacaaaccattgtctaattcattttaagctaagttcaacttttattcaaacacacacacctactatctatcaacactccacctgctcgggcaactcaaagctttcttcctggattgggacCAACatcttgggtataagaggatcccgaggcttgactcgcttctttaccactcgagtcctgattggtttcatattccttcttaactgaaaacaataaggtgaataacaacaaaaggggtgagccaaaagttgctcaacaagtccacaaacatataaacagtgttaaagcattttaaatgaatccgccatctcaggtatatctgccaagatataaccttacgagaatagaaagaaggccattactggcgagtacaaataaactaaactggacacaagttcgcatctatattctgctgattagtcagaatataatgcagatccatatctcagtatatagatccaatcgggtacccaggcactacggcccacgtcaAGGCATCAGTCATCctggtcctcaggattaagacacactcaatcccaaaatatccttatccagtccatcgcttagcaaccgggacaatcggtatgctttgatatattccaaacactagaatatatcaatctccatgtgttaccaacagaatatgaatcaagaatccaaagaaacggagaaatcaagaattgaaatgaaatatgaacaatgGAATAGGGATTGCATATTAGTGATCAaaaacaataatcaagagaatgtaaatgtaataaatatttgaatcaatatcactattccgaaagtagaatagaggaaaaacttgccttctgcgcgacttactgcaattgaatcacttatgtctatcaccttggactattaccgactcaactggcctggctggcttagcttctgttggcaaaacaaactggttaagtcacgtcgtactttatttgcatcttgaatcgacttcaaactgatcctaatatctacccatgcgcttatgactgactcatgtattacatattagcaagtaagactcgattaaccacgtaatacacataagcacataagcacataatcatttttatggttaaaataatttttaaaactaaaatcgactcgctgattgctcaactgatcgttatctgactcgtttcccatttttccggaatttttcggactcgtctcggcacgtaacttgactgataatcaaacaagtcacaaaatcaactaacttctaaaaaaactaagctttgatattatttttaatgaaaaggattcatttttctgagttaacagactttcgtttcacgcaaacggactaacggttgaattattattaattaaatactgataattccatttattaatcattataaataattattactaatttttaaaacccaaaaataatttttaaatcattatttaagaaaatcagaattaaaaataatttttctataatttttgaaattaaaatgaatttattatgatttactgaaaattatttgattaattatcaaaataattaatcacttttaagtaattaataagtaataaataaataataaataattaagaaaataattcaatctgatttttagaaaataattcagaattatttataatataaattaattaattaaataattaattaatcaatatacaaaataaataaaactgatttttaaaattaataaaaataaaaagtaaaaaaaataatttccagaaacatatgtcagaaaacagacatctgacaaggtggatcaaaaccgggttctggaaATGGGTCAAtcgggttggattccgggtctgtgaagaacaccaccggaatctaggtttaaacccagaatccggcgacttcaccggactccggcgagtccaattcctggccaaacggacaccgtttggttccgtttttgatcccaaaacatcccaaactacttccccaatctgtttcaggccaaaatcgaccagaaacatccctggatatcattctccgatcaaaatcatcaagaactccggccaaaaatccaaatcactcatttgtacataacatcaaacgttatatagtgcaaaatgaagctaagaacatatacaatcaaagccctaacattacaagaaccaaatattcacagaaatcatcgagttgtgttttgaaaattcgacctaaaccctagtaatcgtgaatcattatccaagcatcgtttgttcaattaaacaccatgaatcgactgtaaatcatctaacaaagctatatcaatcatcaaaacatcacaataaccccagaatcaaaaagccctaattcgaacataaaccctagaaatcaaaaatcaaaaacgatgcaataaaacgtgaaattgatgcaagaaacagaaagaacggatcaaaaccttcgatttgagtacttgaatcacacgatttgatgctgtaatcagtgagaaatcacgacttgattcttcgacccgaacctgttcttcccgacccgatttcagagaatttttggtaattttgcagattttaatgattaattataattaattaaataaaaattaggctatttatagtagtaaaaataatactcctaattaaaattaaggggctaattatacattaaataaaaatattgggccctaatttttataattttttagtattaaaatttaatttataaatattttatatatgcaatatatatgccaaaaattcccaaaaattatgaataatgcaaaaatgcaaagaaataatataaatgaaagtcctataattttataaaaataaaaatgtgatttttgtggggtttttgacacccaatggggcccggaaaaatcgttttttcgcaaaacgagaaaatttataaattatctagatgttcagaacaaggtgattgtaaaagccatttgatgaaaaataaggcccattatttatttgaaatactggctttaaaatcatcgtttgggtcataaaatgtt from Apium graveolens cultivar Ventura chromosome 5, ASM990537v1, whole genome shotgun sequence includes the following:
- the LOC141660365 gene encoding uncharacterized protein LOC141660365, with the translated sequence MAPAAGEYKVNVDSSWFQGAESFSIGMVMRNHLGNFIEGRTVTLYQAADALEAEVLGIREALSWVKNMDDRKSLPGVCVKYVRKQANEVAHELAPPTHLVEICNIGAS